A single window of candidate division WOR-3 bacterium DNA harbors:
- a CDS encoding nucleotidyltransferase family protein gives MNPRIQFDRGKIAQLCRKHHVRSLAVFGSVLRDDFRPDSDVDVLVEFEPDARPSLFDLAEMSEELKEMVGRDVDLVEKAGLRNPFRKKSILDTAELVYAS, from the coding sequence GTGAACCCACGTATTCAGTTTGACCGAGGGAAGATCGCCCAGCTCTGTCGGAAACATCACGTCCGGAGCCTGGCCGTTTTCGGATCGGTCCTCCGGGACGATTTCCGGCCGGACTCGGACGTTGACGTGCTGGTCGAGTTCGAACCCGATGCCCGCCCGAGCCTCTTCGACCTGGCGGAGATGAGCGAGGAACTGAAGGAGATGGTGGGCCGGGATGTAGACCTCGTCGAGAAGGCCGGCCTGCGCAACCCGTTCCGGAAAAAGTCCATTCTGGATACTGCCGAGCTCGTGTATGCGTCCTGA
- a CDS encoding DUF86 domain-containing protein has translation MRPEDKDAALLWDMREAAHAIGTFMLGVSFVKFEGDKMVRSAVERQFLIIGEAARQISPEFREQHPEVPWRGVVGLRNVLAHDYGEVLVERLWLYATQRIPELINLLDSLVPPETI, from the coding sequence ATGCGTCCTGAGGATAAGGACGCGGCCCTGCTCTGGGACATGCGCGAGGCGGCGCACGCCATCGGCACGTTCATGCTGGGCGTGAGCTTTGTCAAGTTCGAGGGCGACAAGATGGTACGTTCCGCGGTCGAACGCCAGTTCCTCATCATCGGTGAGGCTGCGCGGCAGATCTCGCCCGAGTTCCGGGAACAGCATCCGGAAGTGCCGTGGCGCGGCGTCGTCGGACTGCGTAACGTGCTGGCGCACGATTATGGTGAGGTACTGGTAGAGCGTCTGTGGCTGTACGCCACTCAGCGCATCCCGGAACTCATCAACCTGCTCGATTCGCTCGTCCCACCCGAGACAATCTGA